AATCCATAATTTGATAGCAAATATCATCAGCGGCTTCTACTAAGAATGCAAGTGGATGCCTTAGATAACAGCCGTATTCATATTCAACGAGTTGTGCGTGGTTAGCTAATTTTAGCATATTTTCTGCCTCTGCCTGAAAATATCCCCATTTAGGGAAACCACTATGAGTAGAGTGGTGCGGATACTTACTGAAAGCAAGCAGTGTAGATGCCGTTAAATGTAAGCCCCCTAAATTATTTTTTGAGTTAGTATTCGTAAGTAGGTGAAAACCATGAGCATTGCCTTCAAAGTTTTCAAAGTCAGATTTATATTTTTCGGGTAAATCTTCGGTAAGGTTATAGCCATAGCCGTTTTTAAAAAAGTCCGAGATAGCATCTTCGCCTGCGTGGCCAAAAGGGGGATTTCCAACGTCATGAGCTAATGCCGCCGCTGCAACAATAGCTCCAATATCTCCCTGCGTTAATACTTTTTGTAGCGTAGGAGATTTTTGTAGAATAAAACTCCCGCACATCCTGCCCAGTGACCGCCCTACGCTGGATACTTCTAAGCTGTGTGTTAATCGGTTATGAACCAAAACACTTCCCGGTAATGGATAAACTTGGGTTTTATTTTGAAGTCGGCGAAAAAAAGAGGAAAATATTATCCGGTCAAAATCCCGTTCAAACTCTGACCGAGCATATTCTTGGCTTGGCAGAAATTCTGATTGTCCATAACGGTTCAGCGGAAATAACGTATCCCAATCTAAAGGCATTAGAAACTACTCGGATTGTTGTATAGCTTTCGTAAGATTATCTTCCCTATCCAAAATAGATTGTAGGCTATTTTCTTTTAGTAATTGGACGGAACTGTTTCGTACGTCAATAAATACATCTCGGATGCCGCAGGTTTTTTCGTCATTA
The Bacteroidia bacterium DNA segment above includes these coding regions:
- the dgt gene encoding dNTP triphosphohydrolase, with product MPLDWDTLFPLNRYGQSEFLPSQEYARSEFERDFDRIIFSSFFRRLQNKTQVYPLPGSVLVHNRLTHSLEVSSVGRSLGRMCGSFILQKSPTLQKVLTQGDIGAIVAAAALAHDVGNPPFGHAGEDAISDFFKNGYGYNLTEDLPEKYKSDFENFEGNAHGFHLLTNTNSKNNLGGLHLTASTLLAFSKYPHHSTHSGFPKWGYFQAEAENMLKLANHAQLVEYEYGCYLRHPLAFLVEAADDICYQIMDFEDAFRLQLVTFQEAETLLQTIAAEEIRTYNYHHIQDANECIAYLRGRCINKLVHQVSQVFEEKMDTLLCPDDQPVFEPLIKSIPSAQSQVLKEIKIITRTRLYEHPHVLSMELDGNRQLQELLKVLIEALIENPNTTRSAKIKKFIPKQFIYEHLVRDPVSRYGVPGSGSSGDNGLYNQLMGIVCFVAGMTDLYVLDFSRKLGIAI